Proteins encoded in a region of the Raphanus sativus cultivar WK10039 chromosome 8, ASM80110v3, whole genome shotgun sequence genome:
- the LOC108821462 gene encoding non-specific lipid transfer protein GPI-anchored 23-like has product MKNQLFVLFTVLLLFSYVAAELLSPSEVPSISESPLVSPSDAPAVLESPLISPSDAYVLSESPIVSPSNTPLLSPSSEDSEPSSNNDCSTVIYSMFDCLSFLTIGSTDLSPTKSCCDGVKIVLEYNPNCLCIALESSRDMGFELINRKALAMPSICNIPINSHCDVVSSPTASISTPETTTISPSEQPTNLSPPVVVTQSPPKVITSSPPAVSNPSPPTFTTPTPPTFTTPSPSVNPLLPAVISSPVRTASPPTITQSSPAMTALSPAIIAPSPSKSGATNLSISKLFLRIVTISTLVMLFPSI; this is encoded by the exons atgaAGAATCAATTGTTTGTTCTATTTACTGTATTACTACTATTCTCGTATGTTGCAGCTGAGCTTTTGTCGCCGTCAGAGGTACCTTCGATTTCAGAGTCACCTTTGGTATCACCATCAGATGCACCTGCGGTTTTAGAGTCACCTTTGATATCACCATCAGACGCATATGTGTTGTCAGAGTCACCTATTGTATCACCGTCAAATACACCTCTGTTATCTCCATCATCTGAAGATTCTGAACCATCATCAAACAATGATTGTTCTACTGTAATTTACAGCATGTTCGATTGTCTTTCCTTCTTGACAATCGGATCAACAGATCTAAGTCCAACTAAATCGTGTTGTGATGGTGTTAAAATAGTTCTTGAATATAATCCTAATTGTCTGTGCATAGCATTGGAGAGCAGCCGTGACATGGGATTTGAGTTAATTAATAGAAAAGCTCTTGCCATGCCTTCTATTTGCAATATTCCCATTAATTCTCATTGCG ATGTTGTATCAAGTCCGACTGCATCAATCTCAACACCAGAAACAACTACGa TTTCTCCATCGGAGCAACCTACAAATCTATCACCACCTGTGGTTGTGACCCAATCACCGCCAAAGGTTATAACTTCGTCACCACCAGCGGTTAGTAATCCATCACCACCAACGTTTACGACTCCAACACCACCAACATTTACAACGCCATCACCGTCTGTTAATCCTTTACTACCGGCGGTTATTTCATCACCGGTTAGGACTGCTTCACCACCAACTATTACTCAGTCATCACCTGCGATGACTGCTTTGTCACCTGCAATAATTGCTCCGTCACCATCTAAATCTGGAGCCACGAACTTGTCCATATCCAAACTATTCCTTAGGATCGTCACAATTTCTACTTTGGTTATGTTGTTTCCTTCAATTTAA
- the LOC108819037 gene encoding uncharacterized protein LOC108819037, translating to MAGILNKLRNLDAYPKINEDFYSRTLSGGVITLISSVVMFLLFFSELRLYLHSVTETKLVVDTSRGETLRINFDMTFPALACSILSVDAMDISGDLHLDVKHDIVKRRLDSHGNTIEARQDSIGATKIEKPLQKHGGRLEHNETYCGSCYGAEAEEHDCCNSCEDVREAYRKKGWGVTNPDLIDQCKREGFLQRVKDEEGEGCNIYGFLEVNKVAGNFHFAPGKSFHQAGVHVHDLLAFQKDSFNISHKINRLTFGDYFPGVVNPLDKVQWSQDTPNAMYQYFIKVVPTVYTDISGHTIQSNQFSVTEHVKSSEAGQLQSLPGVFFFYDLSPIKVTFTEEHISFLHFLTNVCAIVGGVFTVSGIIDAFIYHGQKAIKKKMEIGKFS from the exons ATGGCGGGGATCCTGAATAAATTGAGGAATCTGGATGCATATCCAAAGATCAACGAGGATTTTTACAGCCGTACGTTATCCGGCGGCGTTATCACCCTCATCTCCTCCGTTGTCAtgttccttctcttcttctccgagCTAA gaTTATATCTTCATAGCGTTACCGAGACGAAGCTCGTTGTGGATACTTCTCGAGGAGAGACGTTACGCATCAAT TTTGATATGACTTTTCCTGCTCTAGCGTGTTCCATTCTAAGTGTTGATGCTATGGATATTAGTGGAGACCTCCATCTTGACGTG AAACATGATATCGTTAAGAGAAGACTAGATTCTCATGGGAACACTATAGAAGCAAGACAGGACAGCATAGGCGCTACTAAG ATTGAGAAGCCACTGCAGAAACATGGTGGTCGGCTGGAACATAATGAGACTTACTGTGGTTCTTGTTATGGTGCTGAAGCC GAAGAGCATGACTGCTGCAATTCATGTGAGGATGTTCGTGAAGCATATAGAAAAAAAGGGTGGGGTGTTACAAATCCAGATTTGATTGATCAG TGTAAACGAGAAGGTTTCTTACAAAGAGTAAAGGATGAAGAAGGTGAAGGGTGTAATATCTATGGGTTCTTGGAGGTGAATAAAGTGGCGGGAAACTTCCACTTTGCTCCCGGGAAAAGCTTTCATCAGGCGGGCGTTCACGTCCATGATCTCCTTGCTTTTCAGAAAGACAGTTTTAAC ATAAGTCACAAGATCAATCGACTGACTTTTGGGGACTACTTTCCTGGTGTCGTGAACCCTCTTGACAA AGTCCAGTGGAGTCAAGACACACCCAATGCTATGTACCAATATTTTATCAAG GTTGTACCAACAGTATACACAGATATAAGTGGACACACGATTCAATCAAATCAG TTCTCAGTGACCGAACATGTTAAGAGCTCAGAAGCAGGCCAACTGCAATCCTTACCAggagttttcttcttctatgatctctctccaatcaag GTAACATTCACAGAGGAACATATATCGTTCTTGCACTTCTTGACGAATGTCTGTGCCATAGTCGGAG GTGTTTTCACGGTGTCTGGGATAATAGATGCGTTTATATATCACGGTCAAAAAGCaatcaagaagaagatggaaatTGGTAAATTTAGCTGA